In one window of Nitrospiraceae bacterium DNA:
- the arc gene encoding proteasome ATPase has translation MAESKGSPGRLRSLRDSVKRITKKLSDGDGDVIHKNDDHAREAEKLRVQIQSMEEEIRRLYQSRYQLEQATKQNEKLVATLQEAKSQIEALRAEVEKLTAPPSTYGIFTSLNDDGTGNVYVSGRKMKVSLHPSVKGKDLRKGQEVILNEALNVIEARGFDVQGEVVRLKAGLEGNRALVTLHFDEEKVAELGEPLVAERLSVGDHLLYDPRSGCVIEKLPKSEAEELVLEEVPDVDYEHIGGLQREIEQVRDAVELPFLYPHIFQDYKLSAPKGVLLYGPPGCGKTLIAKAVANSIAKKLGHLKGKQLRSYFLHVKGPELLSKYVGESERQVREVFQKAKERADHGHPVIVFFDEMDALFRTRGTGISSDIESTIVPQFLSEIDGVERLNNVIVIGASNRQDLIDPAVLRAGRLDVKVKVGRPDVTAARDIFSKYVTTDLPFAEGDLKQHGGDARALVDALIKMTVEAMYATSEENKFIEVTYANGEKEVLYFKDFASGALIEGIVSRAKKYAVKRAIAQEGAGLRSEDLVRAIREEFKEHEDLPNTTNPDDWAKVAGKKGEKIVHLRTISGGPAESRQIETVTTGHYL, from the coding sequence ATGGCCGAATCCAAAGGGAGTCCAGGCCGACTCCGGTCCTTACGTGATTCCGTCAAGCGCATCACCAAGAAACTCTCTGACGGAGATGGGGACGTGATTCACAAAAACGACGATCACGCGCGCGAGGCCGAAAAACTCCGCGTCCAAATCCAGTCGATGGAGGAGGAGATTCGTCGACTCTATCAGTCGCGCTACCAGCTCGAACAGGCGACCAAGCAGAACGAAAAACTGGTCGCCACTCTCCAAGAAGCCAAATCCCAAATCGAAGCACTCCGCGCCGAAGTCGAAAAGCTGACGGCGCCGCCCTCAACATACGGCATCTTCACCAGTTTGAATGACGATGGCACCGGAAACGTCTACGTGTCCGGCCGCAAGATGAAGGTGAGCCTGCATCCTTCCGTGAAGGGGAAGGACTTGCGTAAAGGCCAGGAGGTCATTCTCAACGAAGCATTGAACGTCATCGAAGCCCGCGGCTTTGACGTACAGGGCGAAGTTGTCCGCTTGAAGGCCGGTCTCGAAGGCAATCGGGCCCTGGTGACGTTACACTTCGACGAAGAGAAGGTGGCTGAGCTCGGGGAGCCGCTCGTGGCCGAGCGTCTGAGCGTGGGCGACCACTTGCTCTATGACCCACGATCAGGTTGCGTGATCGAGAAGCTGCCGAAGTCGGAAGCGGAGGAGTTGGTGCTCGAAGAGGTACCCGATGTCGACTATGAACACATCGGCGGCCTCCAGCGTGAGATCGAGCAGGTCCGCGATGCGGTCGAGCTGCCGTTCCTCTATCCGCATATTTTCCAGGACTATAAACTCAGTGCGCCGAAAGGCGTGCTTCTCTATGGCCCGCCGGGGTGCGGCAAGACGCTGATTGCGAAGGCGGTGGCCAATTCCATCGCGAAGAAGCTCGGTCATCTCAAGGGGAAACAGCTCCGGAGCTACTTCCTTCACGTGAAGGGACCGGAGCTTCTCAGTAAGTATGTCGGCGAGTCGGAGCGCCAGGTCCGGGAGGTCTTCCAGAAGGCCAAGGAGCGGGCTGATCACGGCCATCCGGTGATCGTCTTCTTCGACGAAATGGACGCGCTGTTCCGCACGCGAGGCACGGGGATTTCCTCGGACATCGAATCCACGATCGTGCCGCAGTTCCTCTCGGAAATCGACGGGGTGGAGCGGCTGAACAATGTCATTGTGATCGGGGCCAGCAACCGGCAAGATCTCATCGACCCGGCAGTGTTGCGCGCGGGACGATTGGATGTGAAGGTCAAAGTGGGTCGCCCCGACGTGACCGCGGCTCGAGATATTTTCTCCAAGTACGTGACCACCGATCTGCCCTTCGCAGAAGGCGATTTGAAACAGCACGGTGGGGACGCCCGGGCATTGGTCGATGCGCTCATCAAGATGACGGTCGAGGCGATGTACGCCACGTCCGAGGAGAACAAGTTCATTGAAGTGACATACGCGAATGGCGAGAAAGAAGTGCTCTACTTCAAGGATTTTGCGAGCGGCGCTTTGATCGAAGGCATCGTTTCCCGTGCCAAGAAGTATGCGGTCAAGCGAGCCATCGCACAGGAAGGGGCCGGCTTGCGGTCCGAGGATCTTGTGCGTGCAATCCGAGAAGAATTCAAGGAGCATGAAGATCTGCCCAACACCACCAATCCGGACGATTGGGCCAAGGTGGCGGGTAAGAAGGGCGAAAAGATCGTCCACCTCCGGACGATCAGCGGCGGGCCGGCGGAGTCTCGACAAATCGAGACCGTCACTACTGGGCACTACCTCTAA